The following are encoded in a window of Aneurinibacillus migulanus genomic DNA:
- the rocF gene encoding arginase, whose amino-acid sequence MNRNISVVGVPMDLGADRRGVDMGPSAIRYAGIVERLEKIGYKVQDKGDIIVRRPKENTTAGTNLKYLDEIARVNLELCETVAGEMAKGNFPLVIGGDHSIAIGTIAGVLTHRPKSGVIWYDAHGDMNTAETSPSGNIHGMSLAVSLGYGHESLTSIGSSNVRLNPEKTVLIGARALDPGEKEFIKKLGVKVFTMHEIDRLGMARVMEEAMKIVTDGTDGVHLSLDLDGLDPHDCPGVGTPVIGGISYRESHLAMEILAEANVLTSAEFVEVNPILDQMNQTARVAVALMGSVFGEKLI is encoded by the coding sequence ATGAATCGAAATATTTCGGTTGTTGGTGTTCCGATGGATTTGGGAGCGGACCGACGCGGTGTAGACATGGGACCAAGCGCCATCCGTTACGCTGGAATTGTGGAGCGTTTGGAGAAAATCGGATACAAGGTGCAGGATAAAGGCGACATCATCGTACGTCGTCCGAAGGAAAATACGACTGCAGGCACAAATCTCAAGTATTTAGACGAAATCGCACGGGTAAACCTTGAACTGTGCGAAACGGTCGCAGGTGAGATGGCCAAAGGGAACTTTCCGCTTGTTATCGGAGGGGACCACAGCATCGCCATCGGTACGATTGCTGGCGTGCTTACGCACCGTCCAAAGTCCGGTGTTATCTGGTATGATGCTCATGGTGATATGAACACAGCAGAAACTTCTCCGTCAGGAAACATTCATGGTATGTCACTTGCTGTAAGTCTTGGATACGGTCATGAATCGCTCACCTCTATCGGAAGCTCGAATGTCAGACTAAATCCTGAAAAAACGGTGCTTATCGGAGCACGGGCATTGGATCCCGGCGAGAAAGAGTTTATCAAAAAGCTTGGCGTTAAAGTATTTACAATGCACGAAATCGATCGCTTGGGCATGGCACGAGTCATGGAGGAGGCGATGAAAATCGTCACGGACGGAACGGATGGCGTTCATCTGAGTCTTGATTTGGATGGTCTTGATCCGCACGATTGTCCAGGTGTTGGAACGCCAGTTATCGGAGGCATCAGCTATCGTGAAAGCCATCTCGCAATGGAAATTCTAGCTGAAGCCAACGTATTGACCAGCGCTGAGTTCGTGGAGGTTAATCCGATCCTCGATCAGATGAATCAGACGGCGCGCGTTGCGGTAGCGTTAATGGGTTCCGTATTCGGCGAAAAACTAATATAA
- a CDS encoding ABC transporter ATP-binding protein has translation MITFSSVSKTYEDGTQAIRGLDFTIQAGELFVLIGPSGCGKTTTMKMINRLIEPTEGKILLHDREIHMFNVQELRWNIGYVLQQIALFPHMTIAENIALVPEMKKWKKKQISDRIDELLHMVGLNPATYRDRKPSELSGGQQQRVGVIRALAADPEVILMDEPFSALDPLSREQLQQDIRSLQQKIKKTIVFVTHDMDEAMAIGDRVCLMKNGETIQIDTPQNMILRPANDFVREFIGNRKSSWLTTVDVISETRSPHLLSIHEWEKGHISSTLPLYIVEEDGSLFGKIVEGSIVREYVPMIPNDMRLAQALPLFEQYQVEALPVVKGSKVIGILSYRTIVHYLAKEHEKEISGI, from the coding sequence ATGATCACGTTTTCTTCCGTCTCCAAAACATATGAGGATGGCACACAGGCTATTCGCGGGCTCGATTTTACCATTCAGGCCGGCGAACTTTTCGTGCTTATCGGCCCAAGCGGCTGCGGTAAAACGACGACAATGAAAATGATTAACAGATTAATCGAGCCAACAGAAGGGAAAATTCTCTTGCATGATCGGGAAATACATATGTTTAACGTTCAGGAGCTCCGCTGGAATATCGGGTATGTACTCCAGCAAATTGCGCTGTTTCCCCATATGACAATCGCTGAGAATATTGCACTCGTTCCAGAGATGAAAAAGTGGAAAAAAAAGCAGATAAGCGACCGCATTGATGAACTTCTACATATGGTAGGCCTTAATCCTGCCACGTACCGTGATAGAAAGCCATCTGAATTGTCTGGCGGTCAGCAGCAGCGTGTCGGTGTTATACGGGCATTAGCAGCCGACCCGGAGGTAATTTTAATGGATGAGCCCTTCAGCGCACTTGATCCACTCAGCCGCGAACAACTGCAACAGGATATTCGCAGTCTTCAACAGAAAATTAAGAAGACCATCGTATTCGTTACACATGATATGGATGAGGCGATGGCTATCGGTGATCGCGTCTGCTTAATGAAAAATGGAGAAACAATACAAATCGATACGCCACAGAATATGATTCTACGCCCTGCTAACGACTTCGTACGCGAGTTTATCGGGAACCGTAAATCTTCCTGGCTAACTACAGTGGATGTAATCAGCGAAACAAGAAGTCCTCATCTCCTATCGATTCATGAATGGGAAAAAGGACACATCTCAAGCACCTTACCGCTGTATATCGTTGAAGAGGACGGTTCCCTGTTCGGTAAGATTGTGGAAGGCAGCATTGTTCGGGAATACGTTCCTATGATACCTAATGACATGAGGCTAGCCCAAGCTTTGCCTCTCTTTGAACAGTATCAGGTAGAAGCCTTACCTGTCGTTAAAGGCTCGAAAGTGATCGGCATACTTTCATACCGTACAATTGTACATTATCTTGCGAAAGAGCATGAGAAGGAGATAAGTGGGATATAA
- the sigW gene encoding RNA polymerase sigma factor SigW: MDITEQRIIQRAKNGDRDAFAELVDLYKDKVYHVSYRMVGNRQEAEDVAQETFLRVYANLDNYDPQYKFSTWIYRIASNLSIDLLRKRKKNLSIDAEISGAEGVDWHDRLADTSKGPEEEVLTDELQGEVQGAIMGLSPKYRAVMLLRYIEDLSLQEISEAVQLPISTIKTRIHRGREALRKKLRFM; encoded by the coding sequence TTGGACATTACCGAGCAACGGATTATCCAGCGGGCAAAAAATGGGGATCGTGACGCTTTTGCCGAACTGGTCGATTTGTACAAGGATAAGGTATACCATGTTTCCTACCGAATGGTGGGTAACCGGCAGGAAGCGGAGGACGTGGCCCAGGAGACATTCCTGCGCGTATACGCTAACCTGGACAACTATGACCCCCAGTACAAGTTCTCTACATGGATATACCGTATCGCTTCGAATCTCAGTATTGATCTTCTCAGAAAAAGAAAGAAAAATCTCTCCATTGACGCAGAAATTTCCGGAGCAGAGGGAGTGGACTGGCATGACCGGCTTGCCGACACGAGCAAGGGACCGGAAGAGGAAGTGCTAACAGATGAATTGCAGGGAGAAGTACAGGGTGCCATCATGGGATTAAGCCCTAAATACAGGGCGGTCATGTTGCTACGCTACATTGAAGATTTAAGCCTGCAGGAAATCAGTGAAGCGGTCCAGCTACCCATCTCCACCATCAAAACCAGAATTCACCGAGGCAGGGAAGCACTGCGCAAAAAACTTCGGTTTATGTAG